The Musa acuminata AAA Group cultivar baxijiao chromosome BXJ1-8, Cavendish_Baxijiao_AAA, whole genome shotgun sequence genomic sequence AACTTCTCAAAGTATTTGTGGCCTTGTATATTTCATATTCCATGGAGAGGCCCACAGGCAAATTTAACCACCCTCTCATGCATGTCCAGTCAGTAACATCATGTTTAGCTGACTGCACAGCATTGCTATTTGAGTTAATCAATATGCTCTGTAAAGAATCAAGCTTGTCATAGCAAGTATCACAGACTCTCTGAGGATTTCGCTCCTGGAATTTGACTGGTAACAAGCATCTTCCTTTTGTACAGTCTCTGCAGAAGATACCACCACAAAATCGACAGTGATGCCTTCCACGAGTAATTGCCGTGAAAGGGGAATTGCATTGCATGCAGACTTTAGAATAACTATCTGGAAGCCACTCAGGAGGCTCTGCTGCAAGTATATCTTTATATGCACTATAGTTAACAGATTCTACCCCAAGTAGAGGTGGTGCACTTGGCATACAAACTGATGGACACAAAAAACTATCTCCATTCAGTTCAGAACTCAAAAATGATATATCTAAGCTGGAATTTAGCTGTGATTGAATAGCACCGTCAACAAGGTTCCGACTCGTAACCATTGCAGATAACCCACTCAAAACATTCTTCAAGTTTCCTTTATGATTGGCACCATTTTGACTTATAAAACAAGGTTCCTGAGTTGAATTGTTGTCAGGAAAGTCAGGCTTTGATGATGGTTGACATAGATAATCTTGTCTAGACCCTCTTGGGCTTGATAATGAACCGCTGTGGTGGTCAACCAAGAAATCAGCTCGCTCTCTATCATCATGATTTGCTGTGTCTAGCTTAGAGAGTGATGAGTACGTAGTTATTTCTTCAGATGTCACCATGATTCATTCAGGAGTTGGAACTTGTGAGCTTTTCCTGAAACAGTGTGCTTTCAGATTTGAGATTATAATCATAAAAGGTAATTCTTTTGCAAACAGGACATAGCAATTAACCAAAACATTTCATTAGCATTTCCATCATCCTGCATCAAGACTATCTTAAAGAGCTATTTGGTACTTACAATAAGAGAAGTCCAACCATCAAGCAAATGAAAGCCGAAAGTTAAAATTACTGTAAAAGGAAATTCAATGATCTTTATGCATT encodes the following:
- the LOC135588588 gene encoding uncharacterized protein LOC135588588, coding for MVTSEEITTYSSLSKLDTANHDDRERADFLVDHHSGSLSSPRGSRQDYLCQPSSKPDFPDNNSTQEPCFISQNGANHKGNLKNVLSGLSAMVTSRNLVDGAIQSQLNSSLDISFLSSELNGDSFLCPSVCMPSAPPLLGVESVNYSAYKDILAAEPPEWLPDSYSKVCMQCNSPFTAITRGRHHCRFCGGIFCRDCTKGRCLLPVKFQERNPQRVCDTCYDKLDSLQSILINSNSNAVQSAKHDVTDWTCMRGWLNLPVGLSMEYEIYKATNTLRSYCQVARLNPEKSIPWSVLRGAKGLAILTVVKVGALLTYKVGSGLVVSRRVDGSWSAPSAILSVGLGWGAQIGGELMDFIIVLHGSKVVKAFSSHMHISFGAGISAAAGPVGRVFEADLRAGAKGSGICYTYSCSKGAFVGVSMEGNVVATRMDANLRFYGDPYLTTGDILFGTVERPKAAAPLYVALDELYSKVS